Within the Thermosynechococcus sichuanensis E542 genome, the region AAATTTGCTTTTTGTGACCTTTTCTGTGTGTCAGAAGACGATTTCCTCCCCGATTTTGTTTCCCGTTTTACTTCCCTTGGCATGCTCCTCTAGCCACTTCATAAAGTGCATTGCCTAGGAAATTGCTCTCTCCGCTAGCGCATAAAACGGGAATATAGTCCGTAGGGAGCCAGACCATGGAAGATAGGGATGACTTGCGGCGTCGTCTTGAAAACTTAGAAGCCGCTGTGGCTGCCCTTCAGCGATCGCTCGAGATTCTGCAAACTGCCATTCTCCGTGAAGACCTCTCTGCTTCTAAGGTCCCAGAACCTTCCACGCCATCTAGGCCATCTGAGGAACTGGCTGCGGTTGTTCCTGCCCCTGTTACCGAACCGCAAACCCAAGCGGCTGAATCTCCATCGCTGAGACCGTTACGCCCAGTGACGCCTTCGCAAGCGGACTGGCTACAAAATTGGGAACTGTGGCTCAACCGTCTCGGCATTGGCCTGCTGCTGTTGGGGATTGGCTTCCTCTTTCGGTACGCTGTGGAATTGGGCTGGATTACCGATGCGGTTCTGGTGGCTATGGGCTTTGTCATCGGTACGGTGCTGATGGGGTTGGGCTGGCGGTTGCAGCGGCGAGCCATCTTTAGCCAGTTTTTACAGGGGGGTGGCCTCGCGACCTATTACCTGACGATCTTTGCTGCCTATCAGTTTTTGACCGTAATGCCTTGGGGTGTGGCCTTTCCATTGATGGTGTTGGTGACCCTAGGGGCATTTTTCATATCGTTGCGCCAAAATCGAGCCATTTTTGCGGTGATTGGTGTGGTTGGCGGCTTAGCAACCCCTTTGCTGCTCTCCAACCCAGAGATGAGTCGTCCCTTGGCCTTGGCCAGTTATACTTTTTTAATTCTCTTGGGCAGTTGGGCAATTTATGCAGTGAAGGGCTGGCGATCGCTCCTGCTGTCAGCCTTTTGGTTGGGATGGCTGATGTTAACGGTGTCTATTACCGTTCAACGGCTTGATCGAGTGGTGGTGTTGCAGGCGATTCTGGTGTTGACTTGGCTGGGCTTTACGGTATTGCCCCTTTGGTATCAGTGGCGCGATCGCGACAGCGCAGGGGAGCTGTATCGCCCTCAACAGCCCTATGGTCAGGCGATCGCCCTTTTTAACCCGCTGATTGCCCTCGGCTTGAGTGCTTCCCTCTGGCAGTGGTCGGCCACAGTAACGGGGCGGGGGTTTATTGTCTTTGGCGGCCTCTACTTCGGAGCTAGTGTGTTTTGGCGACGCCTGCCGCAACCGTGGCGCTGGGTCTATAGTTTGACGGGACTGGTGCTAATTGCCTTTGGCATTGTTGTTCGCTACTACAACAATCGCTTTATCCTCGCACCGCTGGCGATCGAGGGGTTGATTTTGCATTATCTGAGCCAACACTATGCCTCACGAACCCTGCGCATTATTGCCCATCTTTGGTGGGGACTGCTGAGCCTTGGTTTTGTGGGTCAACTGCTTTTTACCGCTGCTGATCCCCCGCCGCTGTTGAATCTGGCTTTTGTCACTCACCTAGTGGTGCTTGGCGCCGCAGCAGTCAGTATCCGTTTTTTGCCCCCACCCACCCGCCCCCTGTACTGGATCTTGGGCTATGGGGTAACGATGATCTGGCTGCAGCACGAACTAGCGCCCTTTGGTACGGGGGCAGCTACTCTTGTCTGGGGACTTTTTGGCGTGGGACTGCTGATCTATGGGCTGCGACGGGACACCTCAGCGGTACGCACTGTGGCTTTAATCACCCTGATCATTACTTTGGTGCGGCTTTTCTTTGTTGATCTCATCCATCTTGCGCCGGTGTGGCGAGTGCTCCTATTCATGGGGTTTGGTTTGATTTTTTTGTTGCTGAGCTATTTTTTCCGCGCCCTGTGGCGGCGATCGCCCGTGGAATCCTCTAGGATCAGTGAAGAAACCCCAAGCAACGAGTCCGAAGAACACCCATGACCAGCATTGCTGATCTGCGCCGTGATTACCGTCGTCAACGTCTCCTCGAAAGTGAGGCGGCTGAGGATCCGATTGAACAGTTTCGCCTCTGGTTTACGGATGCGGTCAACGCCGAGTTGCCGGAACCCAATGCGATGACCTTGGCCACTATTGGCTTAGATGGTATGCCCGCTGCGCGACTGGTCTTGCTCAAAGAGGTGGACGATCGCGGGTTTGTCTTTTTTACGAACTATCGCAGTCGCAAGGGTCTAGAACTAGCCGCCCATCCCAAGGCGGCGCTTGTTTTTTGGTGGGCAGAGCTAGAGCGGCAGGTGCGCATTGAGGGCAATGTTGAACAAATTAGTGCCGCGGAGTCCGATGCCTATTTCCAGAGTCGGCCTCTGGGTAGCCGTTGGGGGGCATGGGCATCCCAGCAGAGTGAAATTTTAGAGTCCTACGCCGAGCTAGAAGCCCGCCTTGCGGAAGTGGAAGCTCGCTACGGTGAAAATGTCCCCCGGCCAGCGCATTGGGGGGGCTATCGCGTCCTGCCGACTCTGATTGAATTTTGGCAAGGGCGACCCAATCGCCTCCACGATCGCCTGTGCTATCGGCGCCAAGGAGACCACTGGCAGCGGGTGCGTCTCTACCCCTAGGATAGGGATACCTTAATAGCGATAAGCAGTAGTCTGAGATGTCCATGATTCCCGGTGAACTCATTCCCGCAGAGGGAACCATTGAACTCAATGCTGGCCGGCCAACAGTGACGTTAACGGTGGCCAATACGGGCGATCGCCCCATTCAAGTGGGATCTCACTACCACTTTTCCGAAGTCAATCCTGCCCTCCAGTTCGATCGCCAACAGGCGCGCGGAATGCGCTTAGATATTCCTGCTGGCACCGCCATTCGTTTTGAGCCGGGGGATGAGCGGGTAGTGCAACTGGTGGCCTTTGGCGGCAGTCGCCAGATCTATGGCTTTCGCGGTGAAGTCAACGGTTCGCTCTAGTCGGGATTCCAAGCATCCTGTAGATTAAACAGTATGGATGACAATGATTTCCCCCTTCTGGACACCTCAGAGGATGCACTAGCAGCGCTGCCGAGTGAGGAGAGCGATCGCCCCGATCCCGAAGCCATGTTGCCTCTGCTGACCTCCGCCGATGTGACGGAGCGGATGTTGGCGGCGCGCGCCTTTTGCGAATTACAGGATGAACGTGCCACACCCTATCTCATGAATCTCCTGCAAGAACCCTGTCCTCTTGTCCGTGTTAGTGCTGCCTATGCCCTTGGCCGTAACCCCAGTTTGGCAGCGGTAGATGCCCTCATTCAGCAATTGGAGCGGGACTGGAATGGCTATGTCCGCAAAGGTATTGTTTGGGCGTTGGGCAACTGTGGGGTGCGCTTTCCCTTGCCAGAAATTTATCGCCGTACCCTTGATCCCCTGATTCGTGCCCTGCAAACGGATATTTCTGCTGTGCGCCTGTGGGCGGCTAGCTCCTTAGGTCAGGTGGCCGAAGCCAGTGAAGAAGCGGCGATGGTTGCCATTCCTGCCCTTGCCCTTGCCTTGGCTCAGGACGCGATCGCTGCTGTGCGCAGTAACTGTGCTTGGGCCTTAGGTCATGCCTGTCGCAAAATTCCCCTTGGGCCTCTTTACACGCAAGCTATTGATCAACTGATTGCCGCGCTGCGGGACAGTGATATGGGTGTCCAAGAAGATGCCAAAGCAGCGCTGTTTAAGCTGGGGGATGCGCGGGGACTGCAAGCGATCGAAGACCTGCAACTAGAAGCCTTTGGCTAGGGAATGCGTCAGATGGCCGAACCACTGGTAGAGCTGCGCGGTGTCTGCAAATCCTTTGGCAATAAGCATGTCCTCAATGATGTGGATTTAGTCATCTATCCCCAAGATGCCCTTGTGATTCTCGGCCCCTCTGGCACGGGCAAGTCAACGATTCTGCGGATTATTGCTGGGTTACTCGCTCCCGATAAAGGGGAAGTCTATGTCGCTGGTCAACGGCGTCAAGGGTTGCGCCAAGATGGTCTGTGCCGGTTGCGCATGAGCATGGTCTTTCAGCAATCGGCCCTCTTTGACTCCCTCACGGTTGCTGAGAATGTCGGCTTTTACCTGTACCAACACACCCGTTTGCCCGAAGCCCGCATTCGCGAAATTGTCAGTGAAAAACTGGCGATGGTCGGCCTCTCTGGCATGGAAGACCTCTACCCAGCGCAGTTATCTGGGGGGATGCGCAAGCGAGTCAGCTTTGCCCGCGCCATTGTGGATAATCCAGAAGACCCCGATGATGATCCCTATCTCCTGCTTTACGATGAGCCAACGGCGGGGCTAGATCCCATTGCCTCAACAGTGATTGAGGATTTGATTCGCGACTTACGGGAGAAGACGGGCCATGCCTACGTTGTGGTCACCCACCAAAACAGTACAATTGAGCGCACAGGCGATCGCCTGATTCTCCTCTACCAAGGTCGCATTTGTTGGCAGGGCACCCATGCCGAAGCCCGCACGACCGATAATCCCTACCTACGGCAGTTTCTCAGTGGTGATGTCAATGGTCCCATTCGCGTCATTGATCAAGTGGGTACCGCTGCTTTATAAATAACGTATAAAAAGGAACCAATAATTGTGGCTTTACACATCGCGTGGCTTGGCAAAAAATCTCCCCCCTGCGGCAATGTCACCTATAGTCGTGAAATTACCAATGGACTATTGGATCGCGGTTATCAGGTGAGCTTTCTGCATTTTGCCCAAGAGGATGAACAGGAAGCTGAGAACGAAGGGGAGATGCCAGATGTGACGCTCCCTTGCCTGTATAAATCACAAGTCTATACCCTGCCCTCCCTGCGAGCCAACAAAGTTCTCGTTGAATCCCTCAAGAAACTCAAACCCGATATTGTTCACGCCTCATTGACTCTTTCCCCCCTCGATTTCTTTCTTCCCGACATCTGCGAAGAGTTAAACATTCCCCTAGTCGCCACGTTCCATCCGGCCTACAGCGAAAAGTATCGTACCCTAACGGCGGGCACCGCCCTGATGACCTACCAACTGTATGCCCCCTTTTTGGCTCGCTATGACCGCGTGATTGTCTTTTCCCAATCCCAAAAGGACCTATTAATTCGTCTTGGGGTTGGTGCTGAGACGCTGCGAGTCATTCCGAATGGGGTGGATACGCGCAAATATACACCGGGTCCCTCGACGGCCAAAGAGGAGTTTAAGGCGCGCTACCTCTATATCTATCAGGGACGGATGGCCATTGAAAAAAATGTTGAAGCGCTTCTGCGCTCTTGGTGTGCAGCAGAAATGCCCGCTGATTGTAAGTTGCTCATGGTGGGGGGTGGTGCGCTCATGCCCTCTCTGATGGCCAATTATGGCCCCGATCAAAATATCCTCTGGCTTGGCTCGATTGTTGATGATCAAGAGCGGTTGCAAATTTTGCGCGGCTGTGATGTCTTCATCCTGCCCTCTCAAATTGAGGGATTATCTCTTTCGCTCCTAGAGGCCATGGCCTGTGGTTTGGCCTGCTTGGCCACCGATGTGGGTGCCGATGGTGAAGTCCTCACAGGAGCCGGCATTGTCTTGAATCCCCAGTATGTAAAAACCCAGTTGCAAACGCTCTTGCCCATTTTTTATCAGCATCCGGAAATGATTCCCCTGCTGGGGGACAAAGCCCGCAAACGAGTCCTGGAGCACTATAGCCTCAGTCACAACTTGGATCGCCTAGAGGCCTGTTATCAAGAACTGATAGCTTCCTATTCGCGCTCTAGGGTCAAAGTGAAAAGCTAAACACCTCTAATTTGGCAAACGCTCAAAGCGAGCATTGAGACAACACCACTCGTGCCGTCGCCAGACACTGCCCAAGCTCCAGCCCTGTTGTTCCAGTTGTTCTGCCACTCCATCCGCCTGATCTAAAAGAATGCCACTAAAGATGCCCCAGCCCTTGGGTTTGATAATTGCCGGCAAGTGGGGCAGAATTTCGATAATCACGGGTGCTAGAATGTTGCAGACGACGCCATCGACGAGTTCGAGGACTTGCTCCCAACTGCCTTGGCGGACGATCAACTGGTCAGGTTTAATGCCATTGAGTTCAGCATTGCGTTGGGTGGCGGTGACCGCAAGCTCCGAGGTATCCACAGCATAGGCTTTTTGTGCCCCTAGCAAGAGGCTGGCGATCGCCAGAATGCCACTGCCACAGCCAATATCGGCAATCACCGTGGGGGGTAGCGGCTCAAAGGTTTGATCCAATTGCATTTCTAGGGCTTCAAGGCAAAGCTGGGTGGTTTCATGGGTGCCTGTACCAAAGGCCATGCCGGGATCTAGCTTGATCACCAAGCGGGTGTTGTCGAGGGGCGGGGTTTCCCACGCGGGACAAATCAGCAGGCGATCGCCCACCGGTATTGGATGCCAGTAGGCTTGCCAACTATGGGCCCAATCCTGCTCATTCACCAACTGCCAGTGGAGTTTTGGCGAGAGATAGCCCTGCGCCACCACATCCTGCTCAATCCAAACCCCTAGGGCAGCAATGTCCAGTAAGGTCACCTGCTGCTGCGGCACATAGCCTTGGATCAACACTCGCCCCTGTTGCTGCTGGGTTGCCGTTCCTTGACAGCCAAAGGATTGAAGACGCCAATAGACAATGTCTTCCGCTTCAGCTTGACAAGTAACCGTAATTTCCCACCAACGCTGTACCACAACCGTGCCTACAGATTCACGATATAGGCATCACGGATGCCGGGCACTTTCAGGATTTCCTCCAAAAGGCCTTCCGGTAGGGGATCATCGAGGCTAATCACCATCACTGCGTTGCCACGCACCATCTTGCGTCCCACCTGCATACTGGCAATGTTGACATTGAAGCTCCCCAACTGGGTGCCAATTTTACCAATAATGCCCGGCATATCGCGGTGCAGTGTCAGCAGCATGTAACGGGTTGGCGCCACACTGATCGGAAAATCATCAATGCTGGTGATCCGCAATTCACTGTGAGCCAGCAAGGCACCAGACACCGAGCGGGTTTCCGAGGGACTCTTGGCAATCAGCGTTAGTGACCCCGCATAATCCCGCTGCGACTCATCCCGAGTTTCGACAACCCGAATTCCCCGTTCCTTGGCTTCTAAGCCAGCATTCACGTAGTTGACCCGCTCCCGCAAGGCTGGAGAGAGCAGACCCTTGAGCGCAGCAATCACAATCGGTTGACTATCATTGGTGGCCAGTTCCCCTTGCAAACGGACTTCCAGAGACTCAACGCGACCACCCGCCAATTGCCCCACAAGGTTACCGAGGGTTTCTGCCAACTGCATGTAGGGCGCTAGTTTCTCGAGGACATCGGGACGCAGACCCGGAATATTCACTGCCGATCGCGCCGGCAACCCTAGGAGCACATCCCGAATTTGTTCAGCAACATCAATGGCCACGTTTACCTGTGCTTCTTCCGTGGAAGCCCCCAAATGAGGGGTCAAGACGACTTCCATCCCCAACTCACGCAGCGGCGACGCCGCCTCAAGGGGTTCATTTTCAAAGACATCAAGGGCAGCCCCCGCCAGCTTACCCGTCTTGAGCGCCTCCACCAGCGCTGCCTCATCAATAATGCCGCCCCGCGCACAGTTAATAATGCGGGCTGTGGGCTTCATCTTGGCAATGGTTTTGGCGTTAATCAGATGCTGCGTTTCGGGGGTTTTCGGCAAGTGCAGCGTAATAAAGTCCGACTCGGCAAAAAGAACATCCAATTCCACTAGGCGGCAGCCCAGTTGTTCGGCTCGCTCCGTTGAAAGATAGGGGTCATAGGCAAGAAGTTTCATCCCCATTGCACGCGCAACCGTGGCCACATGGGAGCCGATTTTGCCCAAGCCAATAATGCCAAGGGTTTTCTTGTAAACCTCTACACCCGTAAAGCGCTTGCGATCCCATTGACCTGCTTTCACCGCAGCATTGGCATCGGGAATATGCCGCGCCAAGGAGAGCATCATTGCCAAGGTATGCTCCGCAGCAGCAATGGTATTGCCCTCCGGGGAATTAACCACCATGATTCCTTTGCGGGTGGCCGCAGGCACATCGACGTTATCTACACCCACTCCAGCACGACCAATAATTTTCAGTTGGTTGGCCGCTTCAATGACTGCCTTTGTCACCTTGGTTCCCGATCGAATCATCAGGGCATCGTATTCGGGAATGATTTTGATCAGTTCTTCTTCTGAGAGGCCAACTTTGACATCGACCTGTGCCACTTGGGCAAGCAAATCAAGCCCCACCTGTTCAATGGGATCGGAAACCAGAACTTTGGGCATACCTAAACACTATGTATAATGCCAGACTCATTATAGTAGCACATCCTGCCTAGAATAGGAGGGGAGCTTTGGCAGTCGGCACTAGTGTTAAAGATGCCGTTTGCAGGGTAAGGCTGTAATTCCCTGAACCCTAGAAGGGAAAGCCAAGAAAAAAACGGGACAGTAGTAGCACGGCACCTATCGCACCTGTGAATGCGCTCAAGTTTTTGCTGGTACTGCTGCTCAATGCGCTCTCGTTCTGCTTCTAGTTGGCAGCGAATGGCCTCCATGCAGGCTGGATCAAAATGGAGCGCGAGGCAGTAGCGGCTGAAGTCCTCGGTGATTCTAAGGAAAGAGTTGCAAACATCCTCCAGACTCATCTAAGTGTTTCAGAAACTTGAGTCGCGGATCTTTGGTAACACCAAAAATGGTAATAACTTGGTAATCCCCTAAGTCAGCAACCCAAACGGGAGAGGGTTTGCCGGTAGAACCGCAGAGGTTTTTGTCGTAGTTGTTATTCTGCTTGAAATTGTGAAGGAGTGCGAGGCCGTAGGGCTTTTCCCTTTCCCCTCTGGAATGATCCCTGCAAAGGAGGATACGGCAGTTTTTATCAGCGACTTCTTCCCATTGGTTAGTACTAACAGTGCCAACGGATAACAGTTGAGTAGGGTTGATGATGCGATTACCCAGCTTACCTAAAGCTTGATAAAACCCTTGAAGTCGCTGTTGAAATTTTTCTTTGAATTCCTCGGCACTCTTGGGGAGTTCCCAAAAGGTATCGCCGCTTTTAGCAATCAGATTAGACCCTCGCCACCACGGCGCTTGGTTACGTGTTTTACGAGAGTAGCAAGGACGACGCGCCCCTTGACCAATACCACCAAGGTGAAACATCAGCCATACTAAGTTTTTTACCAACTCTGCCAAAGTATCCTTTTCAGAATCAGGAACCTCTGGGGAATAGTCCAACATGAGCGTCCCCTCTTCTACACCGCAGGGATCATTTTTACCTTCTTGATTGGGGCGTGCCTGACATTGAGTCACTTGACCGTTGATCACCCGTACCCGCAAATAACCATGCTTGGGTTGCGGTTGAATTGAACCAAAAATCAGTCCCTCAAGGCGCTGGACTTCCGCTGGGGGCAACACCCCTCGGGCAAAGACACGAAACCAGTACCGTAGCATTGACTTAAAGGCTGGGGCACGCACCTCGTCTTCGGGTTGCCCCTGCATCCGCCATTGTTGATTTCTATCGTTCCATGTCCACCTAGTAAATTTTTGGCGACCGTGGATGAGTTGGCCTTTAACTGTAAAATCTACGCTAAAGAAGTGTTTTTGAAGTTCCACTAAAACACCGTAGCCGGCATTAACTTGGGAACCAATCCCTTGGGTCAGGCCGCGAATCAACCACCGCTTTACCTGGTGGAGCATCTCAGGAGAACAGTGCTCTGTGGGCTTGATACCAATGAGAAACGAGGTTTCTCGCAGTGAGAAGAAAACGTTCGGATTGGCGGAGTACTTGAGGTTGCCATTGTCCCATGACCAGAGATTATTGGCCATGTCCACTGCTAGTCCTCCATTCTTTTGTTGGGGTAAGGGGTAGGCATCAAGGAAAATAATTTTGCCTGCTTTTTCGCTAGGGTTACTGCTGTCGAGATAACCAAAGTAACGCTGACCCGCGAGTTTATCTGCTTCAGCCCAAGTTACGCCTTCATTTTCCATTACTTCCCGAATGGCTTGGGCACGCGCCACACCCCGCAAGGTACTGGAGGGAATGTAGGGAATGCCTAAATTATCAAAGGCAGGTAGGAGAATACTTTCAGGACCACGGTGGCCACCAACGCGGATACGCCACGGGCAGGTGACTGGGAAGCAATTGTTTTGGCCAGCAATTTGGCGAGTTCGCTCTGTTAAGACTTTCAGGCGTTGACTGTAGTTACCCTGCTCTGCTTTTGTGACTAATTCAACTTTCGTACCATCTTTGGCTGGGCTATCGGGCGATCGCATCCAGCGGAGGTATTCAACAAAGCCTGCAGTTGGAGCAGGGTTGGGACGTGGATCAAGGGGATGTTCTAGCCACGGTGAAGGAGGAGAGCCATTCGATGGGTTTGAGGTATGCCCAGTGCCACGGTTACCGCCAGCGTTACCACCACCTTTGCCACCGTTGGTATGAGCGCGATTTCCTGAGTTGGGTCGCTGCAAGGCGGGATTATTGGAAGTCATGGTGTGCTACTCCTATTCTGGATCTTTGCCAACGTAAAGTGCGGTTGTCCAAAAGCTAAATTCACGGGCAATTTGCAGACCTAAGCCGGTTAGGCCAAGGTAGGATTCTGTGTCAAGGTTCTTGAGGGTGTCCAAGCCTTTGTCATTGGCTAAATCCTTAACATCCGCCGTTTCCTCAAGGGCACGGAAAAAAGCTTTGACCACATCTTTCTTCCCCTCTTGACTGAGGGCTGCTTCTTCTGCCTTGAGGCGCATGAGTCCCCAGGTGGCCAAGTAGGTGTAGAGTTCGACGGCTTGGCTTTTTTGCTCCTGCAGGCGAGTGTCATCTGCTGTGCGATGCCGTAGTTCGCTCAAGGCTTTATAGACAGGCTGTGCCATTGTGCGTGGATCGAAGGCCATAGCTAACTCCCAAGGGTTACAGGGTTACAAGTTGAACAAAGCCGCGGCCAAGGCTTTCCTGACCGCCAATTTGCAGAATTGGATGACTATCAAACACCTCCTGTAGGTCGCTTTTGGCCTTGATTGCTGTCCCATTCAGTTGGGCAACGGTACCCCACAGAAAGTACATCAACGTATCGGGGGGAATGGCCTCTTCGTAGCGAAAGCTCCCGTCATTAACAGTTTTGTGCTCACTAAGTTTCACCCTGACTTGTCGCCAGAGGCTGGTTTCAATGAGAGTTTTGCAGTGTTGATCTGGCAGAACCAAGACCCGTTCAATTTGGGTTTGCTCACGGATGGGAACCCACTCTTGCCACTTATCCCAAGGCTTGAGTTCATTGCTTTTGAGGATTGCATCTTTGAGATAAACGGGTTTGTTGTTGCCTAAATTGGTGCTGTAGGGGACGACTGTCCCTAAGGATTGACCAGTGAGGCGTTGCCAGCGGTGCAGCAGCATTGGGCAGCTAATCCAGATCACGCCATGACTCAGGGAAGGGACGGGTACCCACAGTAGTGAGCCATCGCCTACCCAGACTTGCCCTTGGG harbors:
- the pdxH gene encoding pyridoxamine 5'-phosphate oxidase, encoding MTSIADLRRDYRRQRLLESEAAEDPIEQFRLWFTDAVNAELPEPNAMTLATIGLDGMPAARLVLLKEVDDRGFVFFTNYRSRKGLELAAHPKAALVFWWAELERQVRIEGNVEQISAAESDAYFQSRPLGSRWGAWASQQSEILESYAELEARLAEVEARYGENVPRPAHWGGYRVLPTLIEFWQGRPNRLHDRLCYRRQGDHWQRVRLYP
- the serA gene encoding phosphoglycerate dehydrogenase, producing the protein MPKVLVSDPIEQVGLDLLAQVAQVDVKVGLSEEELIKIIPEYDALMIRSGTKVTKAVIEAANQLKIIGRAGVGVDNVDVPAATRKGIMVVNSPEGNTIAAAEHTLAMMLSLARHIPDANAAVKAGQWDRKRFTGVEVYKKTLGIIGLGKIGSHVATVARAMGMKLLAYDPYLSTERAEQLGCRLVELDVLFAESDFITLHLPKTPETQHLINAKTIAKMKPTARIINCARGGIIDEAALVEALKTGKLAGAALDVFENEPLEAASPLRELGMEVVLTPHLGASTEEAQVNVAIDVAEQIRDVLLGLPARSAVNIPGLRPDVLEKLAPYMQLAETLGNLVGQLAGGRVESLEVRLQGELATNDSQPIVIAALKGLLSPALRERVNYVNAGLEAKERGIRVVETRDESQRDYAGSLTLIAKSPSETRSVSGALLAHSELRITSIDDFPISVAPTRYMLLTLHRDMPGIIGKIGTQLGSFNVNIASMQVGRKMVRGNAVMVISLDDPLPEGLLEEILKVPGIRDAYIVNL
- the cmr4 gene encoding type III-B CRISPR module RAMP protein Cmr4, which gives rise to MMLNVAYLYLLSPLHTGGTTQEGNLLGIARESHTELPYIPSSTIRGRLRASTPENNRNRLWGNTIEDVMGGANTNLTQGQVWVGDGSLLWVPVPSLSHGVIWISCPMLLHRWQRLTGQSLGTVVPYSTNLGNNKPVYLKDAILKSNELKPWDKWQEWVPIREQTQIERVLVLPDQHCKTLIETSLWRQVRVKLSEHKTVNDGSFRYEEAIPPDTLMYFLWGTVAQLNGTAIKAKSDLQEVFDSHPILQIGGQESLGRGFVQLVTL
- a CDS encoding HEAT repeat domain-containing protein, yielding MDDNDFPLLDTSEDALAALPSEESDRPDPEAMLPLLTSADVTERMLAARAFCELQDERATPYLMNLLQEPCPLVRVSAAYALGRNPSLAAVDALIQQLERDWNGYVRKGIVWALGNCGVRFPLPEIYRRTLDPLIRALQTDISAVRLWAASSLGQVAEASEEAAMVAIPALALALAQDAIAAVRSNCAWALGHACRKIPLGPLYTQAIDQLIAALRDSDMGVQEDAKAALFKLGDARGLQAIEDLQLEAFG
- a CDS encoding urease subunit beta, encoding MIPGELIPAEGTIELNAGRPTVTLTVANTGDRPIQVGSHYHFSEVNPALQFDRQQARGMRLDIPAGTAIRFEPGDERVVQLVAFGGSRQIYGFRGEVNGSL
- a CDS encoding glycosyltransferase family 4 protein — protein: MALHIAWLGKKSPPCGNVTYSREITNGLLDRGYQVSFLHFAQEDEQEAENEGEMPDVTLPCLYKSQVYTLPSLRANKVLVESLKKLKPDIVHASLTLSPLDFFLPDICEELNIPLVATFHPAYSEKYRTLTAGTALMTYQLYAPFLARYDRVIVFSQSQKDLLIRLGVGAETLRVIPNGVDTRKYTPGPSTAKEEFKARYLYIYQGRMAIEKNVEALLRSWCAAEMPADCKLLMVGGGALMPSLMANYGPDQNILWLGSIVDDQERLQILRGCDVFILPSQIEGLSLSLLEAMACGLACLATDVGADGEVLTGAGIVLNPQYVKTQLQTLLPIFYQHPEMIPLLGDKARKRVLEHYSLSHNLDRLEACYQELIASYSRSRVKVKS
- a CDS encoding ABC transporter ATP-binding protein, with translation MAEPLVELRGVCKSFGNKHVLNDVDLVIYPQDALVILGPSGTGKSTILRIIAGLLAPDKGEVYVAGQRRQGLRQDGLCRLRMSMVFQQSALFDSLTVAENVGFYLYQHTRLPEARIREIVSEKLAMVGLSGMEDLYPAQLSGGMRKRVSFARAIVDNPEDPDDDPYLLLYDEPTAGLDPIASTVIEDLIRDLREKTGHAYVVVTHQNSTIERTGDRLILLYQGRICWQGTHAEARTTDNPYLRQFLSGDVNGPIRVIDQVGTAAL
- the prmA gene encoding 50S ribosomal protein L11 methyltransferase, which codes for MVQRWWEITVTCQAEAEDIVYWRLQSFGCQGTATQQQQGRVLIQGYVPQQQVTLLDIAALGVWIEQDVVAQGYLSPKLHWQLVNEQDWAHSWQAYWHPIPVGDRLLICPAWETPPLDNTRLVIKLDPGMAFGTGTHETTQLCLEALEMQLDQTFEPLPPTVIADIGCGSGILAIASLLLGAQKAYAVDTSELAVTATQRNAELNGIKPDQLIVRQGSWEQVLELVDGVVCNILAPVIIEILPHLPAIIKPKGWGIFSGILLDQADGVAEQLEQQGWSLGSVWRRHEWCCLNARFERLPN
- a CDS encoding RAMP superfamily CRISPR-associated protein, with translation MTSNNPALQRPNSGNRAHTNGGKGGGNAGGNRGTGHTSNPSNGSPPSPWLEHPLDPRPNPAPTAGFVEYLRWMRSPDSPAKDGTKVELVTKAEQGNYSQRLKVLTERTRQIAGQNNCFPVTCPWRIRVGGHRGPESILLPAFDNLGIPYIPSSTLRGVARAQAIREVMENEGVTWAEADKLAGQRYFGYLDSSNPSEKAGKIIFLDAYPLPQQKNGGLAVDMANNLWSWDNGNLKYSANPNVFFSLRETSFLIGIKPTEHCSPEMLHQVKRWLIRGLTQGIGSQVNAGYGVLVELQKHFFSVDFTVKGQLIHGRQKFTRWTWNDRNQQWRMQGQPEDEVRAPAFKSMLRYWFRVFARGVLPPAEVQRLEGLIFGSIQPQPKHGYLRVRVINGQVTQCQARPNQEGKNDPCGVEEGTLMLDYSPEVPDSEKDTLAELVKNLVWLMFHLGGIGQGARRPCYSRKTRNQAPWWRGSNLIAKSGDTFWELPKSAEEFKEKFQQRLQGFYQALGKLGNRIINPTQLLSVGTVSTNQWEEVADKNCRILLCRDHSRGEREKPYGLALLHNFKQNNNYDKNLCGSTGKPSPVWVADLGDYQVITIFGVTKDPRLKFLKHLDESGGCLQLFP
- a CDS encoding DUF2339 domain-containing protein encodes the protein MEDRDDLRRRLENLEAAVAALQRSLEILQTAILREDLSASKVPEPSTPSRPSEELAAVVPAPVTEPQTQAAESPSLRPLRPVTPSQADWLQNWELWLNRLGIGLLLLGIGFLFRYAVELGWITDAVLVAMGFVIGTVLMGLGWRLQRRAIFSQFLQGGGLATYYLTIFAAYQFLTVMPWGVAFPLMVLVTLGAFFISLRQNRAIFAVIGVVGGLATPLLLSNPEMSRPLALASYTFLILLGSWAIYAVKGWRSLLLSAFWLGWLMLTVSITVQRLDRVVVLQAILVLTWLGFTVLPLWYQWRDRDSAGELYRPQQPYGQAIALFNPLIALGLSASLWQWSATVTGRGFIVFGGLYFGASVFWRRLPQPWRWVYSLTGLVLIAFGIVVRYYNNRFILAPLAIEGLILHYLSQHYASRTLRIIAHLWWGLLSLGFVGQLLFTAADPPPLLNLAFVTHLVVLGAAAVSIRFLPPPTRPLYWILGYGVTMIWLQHELAPFGTGAATLVWGLFGVGLLIYGLRRDTSAVRTVALITLIITLVRLFFVDLIHLAPVWRVLLFMGFGLIFLLLSYFFRALWRRSPVESSRISEETPSNESEEHP